Proteins encoded within one genomic window of Bradyrhizobium sp. 186:
- a CDS encoding TRAP transporter small permease translates to MTTVLPAAPQSLNAAAPAPLRLLLDGIDRLGRLDGWIGGGCLLTLTLLMLCEVATRFLSNFLPFFPPTISIAWEYSSYLMAASFTFGAAMTLRVGGHIRVVLLLKNVPPLVQRTMEILSAAAGFTFMAFLTSAMAKFAWGAFARGQVSTSSDTPLWFPQAVVTFGMLLLTLQFLARAIQAVLGLPLEDHRMKASPVE, encoded by the coding sequence GTGACGACTGTCCTGCCCGCAGCTCCCCAAAGCCTCAATGCGGCGGCGCCGGCGCCGCTGCGGCTTCTGCTCGACGGCATCGATCGTCTCGGCCGGCTCGACGGCTGGATCGGCGGCGGCTGTCTGTTGACGCTGACGCTGTTGATGCTGTGCGAGGTCGCGACCCGCTTCCTCTCCAACTTCCTTCCGTTCTTTCCGCCGACGATCTCGATCGCCTGGGAATATTCCTCCTACCTGATGGCGGCGTCTTTCACCTTCGGCGCGGCGATGACGCTGCGCGTCGGCGGCCACATCCGCGTCGTGCTGCTGCTGAAGAACGTGCCGCCGCTGGTGCAGCGTACGATGGAAATCCTCTCGGCGGCCGCAGGCTTCACCTTCATGGCCTTCCTGACATCGGCCATGGCAAAATTCGCCTGGGGCGCGTTCGCCCGCGGCCAGGTGTCGACCTCGAGCGACACCCCGCTGTGGTTTCCGCAGGCCGTCGTCACTTTCGGAATGCTGCTGCTCACGCTTCAGTTCCTCGCGCGCGCGATCCAGGCGGTGCTCGGCCTGCCGCTGGAGGATCATCGCATGAAGGCCTCTCCCGTCGAATGA
- a CDS encoding TRAP transporter large permease subunit yields MTIEVVALFVILFALLAGGLWIGLTLALTATLLLATFRSIPLDKLLPQYAWNILTTQELLALPLFILMGELLFRTRLSRSLFQGLAPWAGLLPGRLLHVNVIGCTIFAAISGSSAATTQVIGRMSLNELVRRGYSRDIAIGSLAGAGTLGFLIPPSNIMIIYGVLGDVSILKLFTAGVLPGLLLAATFMGWVMLHTTLNGTLVPESEAKLSQVPWRERFAALKDLAPALFLIACVLGSMYGGLATPSEAAAVGVLGAALVAWAQGSMSQQVIRDVLIGSVVTCSMIALIVLGASILGNAAAFLGIPQAVAAFVKGLGLSPFMLIVVLIIFYLILGCFLDGFSMIVMTLPIVLPIVKGAGFDEIWFGIFLVLAVEMAQITPPVGFNLFVIQGLTDDGLGYIARVTMPYLLIMVGFVLLLTLWPGIVTILPRVLYG; encoded by the coding sequence ATGACCATCGAAGTCGTCGCCTTGTTCGTGATTCTCTTTGCGCTGCTGGCGGGAGGCTTGTGGATCGGCCTGACGCTTGCGCTCACCGCGACGCTGCTGCTCGCGACGTTCCGCTCGATCCCGCTCGACAAGCTCTTGCCGCAATACGCCTGGAACATCCTGACCACGCAGGAGCTGCTGGCGCTGCCGTTGTTCATCCTCATGGGCGAGCTGCTGTTCCGCACGCGTCTGTCGCGCTCGCTGTTTCAGGGGCTCGCGCCATGGGCCGGACTGCTGCCGGGCCGCCTTCTGCATGTGAACGTGATCGGCTGCACCATCTTCGCGGCGATCTCGGGCTCCTCGGCCGCGACCACGCAGGTGATCGGCCGCATGTCGCTCAACGAGCTCGTGCGCCGCGGCTATTCGCGTGACATCGCGATCGGCTCGCTCGCCGGCGCCGGCACGCTCGGCTTTCTGATTCCGCCGTCCAACATCATGATCATCTACGGCGTGCTCGGCGACGTCTCTATCTTGAAGCTTTTCACGGCCGGCGTCCTGCCGGGCCTGCTGCTGGCCGCCACCTTCATGGGCTGGGTCATGCTGCACACGACCCTCAACGGCACGCTGGTGCCGGAGAGCGAAGCAAAACTATCGCAGGTGCCGTGGCGCGAGCGCTTCGCCGCGCTGAAGGACCTCGCACCGGCGCTGTTCCTGATCGCCTGCGTGCTCGGCTCGATGTATGGCGGGCTCGCGACTCCCTCGGAAGCCGCTGCCGTCGGCGTGCTCGGCGCGGCGCTGGTCGCCTGGGCGCAAGGCTCGATGTCGCAGCAGGTGATACGCGACGTGCTGATCGGCTCCGTCGTCACCTGCTCGATGATCGCGCTGATCGTGCTCGGCGCCTCGATCCTCGGCAACGCGGCGGCCTTCCTCGGCATCCCGCAGGCGGTCGCCGCCTTCGTCAAGGGCCTGGGGTTGTCGCCCTTCATGCTGATCGTCGTGCTGATCATCTTCTATCTCATCCTCGGCTGCTTCCTCGACGGCTTCTCGATGATCGTGATGACCTTGCCGATCGTGCTGCCGATCGTGAAGGGGGCGGGCTTCGACGAAATCTGGTTCGGCATCTTCCTGGTGCTCGCGGTCGAGATGGCGCAGATCACGCCGCCGGTCGGGTTCAATCTGTTCGTCATCCAGGGCCTGACCGATGACGGCCTCGGCTACATCGCGCGCGTCACGATGCCATACTTGCTCATCATGGTCGGCTTCGTGCTGCTGCTGACGCTCTGGCCCGGCATCGTCACGATCCTGCCAAGGGTGCTGTACGGATAA
- a CDS encoding glutathione binding-like protein, giving the protein MDLYFSPLACSMATRVALYEAGAEANYLEVDPPTKTVLNDGSDFRAVNPIGLVPTLRTDEGVVLTENAAILQYIADLFPQSGIGTRPGIDRTRLHQWLCFIGTELHKGLFVPVLDRKAPQDAKAYVLEKNLSRLDYLDNYLKGRDFLLDHFSVADAYLVTVINWTMATPPIELAKWPNLKAYYERLRARPSVAKAIAEEFELYKAEQARKKAAA; this is encoded by the coding sequence ATGGATCTTTATTTCTCGCCGCTCGCCTGTTCGATGGCGACCCGCGTCGCGCTGTATGAGGCCGGCGCCGAGGCGAACTATCTCGAAGTCGATCCGCCGACCAAGACAGTGCTGAACGACGGCTCCGACTTCCGCGCCGTGAACCCGATCGGCCTGGTGCCGACGCTGCGCACCGACGAGGGCGTGGTGCTGACCGAGAACGCGGCGATCCTGCAATACATCGCCGACCTCTTCCCGCAGTCCGGCATCGGCACGCGACCCGGCATCGATCGCACACGCCTGCATCAATGGCTCTGCTTCATCGGGACCGAGCTGCACAAGGGCCTGTTCGTGCCCGTGCTCGACCGCAAGGCGCCGCAGGACGCAAAAGCCTACGTGCTGGAGAAGAACCTGTCGCGGCTGGACTATCTCGACAACTACCTGAAGGGCCGCGACTTCCTGCTCGATCATTTCAGCGTCGCCGATGCCTACCTGGTCACGGTCATCAACTGGACCATGGCGACGCCGCCGATCGAGCTCGCGAAATGGCCGAACCTGAAAGCCTACTACGAACGCCTGCGCGCGCGGCCCTCGGTCGCGAAGGCGATCGCGGAGGAGTTCGAGCTTTACAAGGCCGAGCAGGCCCGGAAGAAGGCGGCGGCGTAA
- a CDS encoding TetR/AcrR family transcriptional regulator has protein sequence MVQKSKAPPAVPGQPKRRGRPRAYEPDVALGKALDLFRTQGFAATSLDDLSEATGMNRPSLYGAFGDKRELYIKSYQRYREDARASMVAIFREEMPLRQRLERIFASALNIYLSGETGPRGCFTVVTAASEAVSDPDIRAMVLDGLSELDKAFANCFRRAKEKGELPETADPAVLAQLASATVHSIAIRSRARVSRKELEAIVKGAIDVMVGAGAKT, from the coding sequence ATGGTACAAAAATCGAAGGCTCCACCTGCCGTGCCCGGGCAGCCCAAACGCCGCGGACGTCCGCGCGCCTACGAGCCCGACGTTGCGCTCGGCAAGGCGCTCGATCTGTTCCGCACCCAGGGGTTTGCGGCGACCTCGCTCGATGATCTCAGCGAAGCCACCGGCATGAACCGGCCGAGCCTCTATGGCGCCTTCGGTGACAAGCGCGAGCTCTATATCAAGAGCTACCAGCGCTACCGCGAGGACGCGCGGGCGTCGATGGTCGCGATCTTCCGTGAGGAGATGCCGCTGCGCCAGCGGCTGGAGCGCATCTTCGCCTCAGCGCTGAACATCTATCTTTCCGGCGAAACCGGTCCACGCGGCTGCTTCACGGTGGTCACCGCGGCATCCGAAGCCGTCAGCGATCCCGACATCCGCGCCATGGTGCTGGACGGCTTGTCAGAGCTCGACAAGGCCTTTGCCAATTGCTTCCGGCGAGCGAAGGAAAAGGGCGAGTTACCCGAGACGGCCGATCCCGCCGTGCTGGCGCAACTCGCATCGGCAACGGTGCACTCAATCGCCATCCGCTCCCGAGCCCGCGTGTCGCGCAAGGAACTGGAAGCGATCGTGAAGGGCGCGATCGATGTGATGGTGGGAGCTGGCGCCAAAACTTGA
- a CDS encoding glyoxylate/hydroxypyruvate reductase A: MTKGTLAVLINSTQQNWLPERWKARFDAVCGGRRVVLLPDAGLDPAEVHYAAVWKPVPGDLRSFPNLRAIFNLGAGVDALMADHSLPDVPLVRVAVPDLTNRMTEYVVLHVLMHHRQELYLRQSQHEKRWEPKYQWPASAVTVGMMGFGTLGADAADVLRRLGFRVAGWSRGARTIEGVECFHGSAQIDAFLRATDILVSLLPLTPDTHGILNRDVFSKLNRTSPLGAPVLINAGRGGLQNEDDILACLDDGTLGAASLDVFVQEPQPANSRFWTHPKVVLTPHNAADTDADAISAYVAEQIARFEAGGTLENVVDRARGY; this comes from the coding sequence ATGACCAAAGGCACACTGGCCGTCCTGATCAACAGCACGCAGCAGAACTGGCTGCCGGAGCGCTGGAAGGCCCGGTTCGATGCGGTCTGTGGCGGCCGCCGCGTGGTGCTGCTGCCCGATGCCGGGCTCGATCCAGCCGAGGTGCACTATGCAGCGGTGTGGAAGCCGGTGCCGGGCGACCTCCGCTCCTTTCCCAATCTGCGAGCAATCTTCAATCTTGGCGCGGGCGTCGATGCGCTGATGGCAGACCACAGCCTGCCCGATGTGCCCCTGGTCCGCGTCGCCGTACCGGATCTGACCAACCGGATGACCGAATATGTCGTGCTGCACGTGCTGATGCACCACCGCCAGGAGCTTTACTTGCGGCAGTCGCAGCACGAGAAGCGCTGGGAGCCGAAGTACCAGTGGCCGGCGAGCGCCGTCACCGTCGGCATGATGGGATTTGGCACGCTCGGCGCTGATGCGGCCGACGTGCTGCGGCGGCTCGGCTTCCGTGTCGCCGGCTGGAGCCGCGGCGCGCGCACCATCGAGGGCGTCGAATGCTTCCATGGCAGTGCGCAGATCGATGCGTTCCTGCGCGCGACCGACATCCTCGTCAGCCTCCTCCCGCTGACGCCGGACACGCACGGCATCCTCAACCGCGACGTCTTTTCAAAGCTCAATCGCACGAGCCCGCTTGGCGCGCCCGTCCTGATCAATGCCGGCCGCGGCGGCTTGCAGAACGAGGACGATATTCTGGCCTGTCTCGACGACGGTACGCTGGGTGCCGCCTCGCTCGACGTCTTCGTGCAGGAGCCGCAGCCGGCGAACAGCCGGTTCTGGACCCATCCGAAGGTGGTGCTGACGCCGCACAACGCGGCCGACACCGACGCGGACGCGATCTCGGCCTATGTCGCCGAGCAGATCGCGCGGTTCGAGGCCGGCGGCACGCTGGAGAACGTGGTGGATCGGGCACGGGGGTATTAG
- a CDS encoding YciI family protein, with protein sequence MLYAILCYHDEDFVGSWSKDQDEAVMKKLAVVQDKLTKEGRLGPVARLLPTTAAATLRKEDPPLVLDGPYAETKEQLLGFYIVDCKNLDDALDVARDLGSANPGGAYEVRPVGVFRPGGNLT encoded by the coding sequence ATGCTTTACGCCATCCTTTGCTACCACGATGAAGACTTCGTCGGCTCCTGGAGCAAGGACCAGGACGAGGCCGTGATGAAGAAGCTCGCCGTGGTGCAGGACAAGCTCACCAAAGAGGGCCGACTCGGGCCGGTGGCGCGGCTGTTGCCGACCACTGCGGCGGCGACGCTGCGCAAGGAGGATCCGCCGCTGGTGCTTGACGGCCCCTATGCGGAAACCAAGGAGCAGCTGCTCGGCTTCTACATCGTCGACTGCAAGAATCTCGATGATGCGCTCGACGTCGCGCGCGATCTCGGATCGGCCAATCCCGGCGGCGCCTATGAGGTGCGTCCGGTCGGCGTGTTCAGGCCGGGAGGGAATCTGACGTGA
- a CDS encoding RNA polymerase sigma factor: MSEADTAWIETALTSARPQAVGALLRYFRDLDTAEEAFQNACLRALKTWPQNGPPRDPAAWLIMVGRNVAIDEVRRTRKQAPLPEDDQAISDLDDAEGALAERLDGSHYRDDILRLMFICCHPQLPATQQIALALRIVSGLTVKQIARAFLVSDAAMEQRITRAKAKVAEAGVPFEAPGAVERSERLAGVAAMIYLIFNEGYSASGDTAEIRKPLCEEAIRLARLLLRLFQSEPEIMGLAALLLLQHARSVARFADDGSLILLDDQDRSLWNGTMIAEGLALIDKAMRHHRSGPYQIQAAIAALHARAATPAETDWAQIDLLYGALELVQPSPVVTLNRAVAVSKVRGPQAALDLIEPLAPKLASYFHFYGVRGAFLMQLGRNDEARIAFDRAIALANTSAEAAHIRMHIDRLIRDSQPKGANGGARRGAEAK, encoded by the coding sequence GTGAGCGAAGCCGATACCGCCTGGATCGAGACCGCGCTGACCTCGGCGCGACCCCAGGCGGTCGGCGCGCTGCTCCGCTACTTCCGCGATCTTGATACCGCCGAGGAGGCGTTCCAGAACGCCTGCCTTCGCGCGCTGAAGACCTGGCCGCAGAACGGGCCGCCACGCGACCCCGCGGCCTGGCTGATCATGGTCGGCCGCAACGTCGCGATCGACGAGGTGCGGCGCACCCGCAAGCAGGCGCCGCTGCCGGAGGACGACCAGGCGATCTCCGATCTCGACGACGCCGAGGGCGCGCTCGCCGAGCGGCTCGATGGCTCGCACTATCGCGACGACATCCTGCGGCTGATGTTCATCTGCTGCCATCCGCAGCTGCCGGCGACGCAGCAGATCGCGCTCGCCCTGCGCATCGTCTCCGGTCTCACGGTGAAGCAGATCGCGCGCGCCTTCCTGGTCTCGGACGCCGCGATGGAGCAGCGCATCACGCGCGCCAAGGCGAAGGTCGCGGAGGCCGGTGTGCCGTTTGAGGCGCCCGGCGCAGTCGAGCGCTCCGAGCGGCTCGCCGGCGTCGCGGCGATGATCTACCTGATCTTCAACGAGGGCTATTCGGCGAGCGGCGATACTGCCGAGATCAGAAAGCCGCTGTGCGAGGAGGCGATCCGGCTGGCGCGGTTGCTGCTGCGGCTGTTCCAGAGCGAGCCGGAGATCATGGGGCTGGCGGCACTGCTGCTGCTGCAGCATGCGCGCAGCGTCGCGCGCTTTGCCGACGATGGCTCGCTGATCCTGCTGGATGACCAGGACCGTTCGCTGTGGAACGGCACCATGATCGCGGAGGGGCTGGCGCTGATCGACAAGGCGATGCGTCATCACCGCAGCGGGCCCTACCAGATCCAGGCTGCGATCGCCGCGCTGCATGCGCGCGCGGCGACGCCGGCAGAAACGGACTGGGCCCAGATCGACCTGCTCTACGGCGCGCTGGAGCTGGTGCAGCCCTCGCCGGTGGTGACGCTCAACCGCGCGGTCGCCGTCTCCAAGGTGCGCGGGCCACAGGCGGCGCTGGACTTGATCGAGCCGCTGGCGCCAAAACTCGCCAGCTATTTCCATTTCTACGGCGTGCGCGGCGCGTTTCTGATGCAGCTCGGCCGCAACGATGAAGCCCGCATCGCCTTCGATCGCGCCATCGCCCTCGCCAACACCTCGGCCGAGGCCGCGCATATCCGCATGCACATCGATCGCCTGATCAGAGACAGCCAACCGAAGGGGGCCAACGGAGGCGCCCGGCGGGGCGCGGAGGCGAAGTGA